The following are from one region of the Leucobacter sp. Psy1 genome:
- a CDS encoding DNA/RNA helicase — MALSRKRRRELRKLRSHANDLLDAQRVVLGRAGDVLGEAGSQARHLSDEHLAPRVDAAAENLRPYVETGVDSARRAAGRARRATAPVVAAALVSTVRALDKLENPDAAKQVRKFGERTGYLKKSKARRAGGVIGIILGAVAAVGVGYALWQAFRSDDELWVSPEN; from the coding sequence GTGGCACTTTCACGCAAGCGCCGTCGCGAACTGCGCAAACTCCGGAGTCACGCTAACGACTTGCTCGACGCCCAGCGCGTAGTGCTCGGTCGGGCGGGCGACGTTCTCGGCGAGGCCGGTTCTCAGGCCCGCCACCTCAGCGATGAGCACCTCGCTCCTCGCGTCGATGCCGCCGCAGAGAACCTGCGGCCCTACGTTGAAACCGGCGTCGATTCCGCACGCCGCGCCGCGGGCCGTGCGCGTCGCGCCACCGCCCCCGTGGTGGCCGCCGCTCTGGTGAGCACCGTGCGGGCGCTCGACAAGCTCGAGAACCCCGACGCCGCGAAGCAGGTGCGCAAGTTCGGCGAGCGCACCGGCTACCTCAAGAAGTCGAAGGCTCGCCGCGCCGGCGGCGTCATCGGCATCATCCTCGGCGCAGTCGCGGCCGTGGGCGTGGGATACGCGCTCTGGCAGGCGTTCCGTTCCGACGACGAGCTCTGGGTGTCGCCCGAGAACTGA
- a CDS encoding low specificity L-threonine aldolase yields the protein MPTIHDPEIRGFASDNYSGIHPEVLAAIGEANGGHQPAYGADDYTTRLQTVFAEHFGEGVSVWPVFNGTGANVLGMLAMLPRWGAVICADTAHIHADEGGAPEKSAGIKLLPVATPDGKLTPELIAQEAWGWGDEHRAQPLVIYITQSTELGTVYTPEEVRAITDYAHEHGMRVFMDGARLANAAASLDLPLRAFTTDAGVDALAFGGTKNGAMGAEAVVVLNEEAADGLVFLRKHQMQLASKMRFVSAQLLALLEGDLFLRNARHANAMAQRLRAGIEESIASGALSGVSFTQQTQSNAVFATLPAGVADRLRERFRFYDWDAAQGEVRWVCSFDTAESDVDAFLAALVEELAPAHSV from the coding sequence ATGCCCACCATCCACGACCCCGAGATCCGGGGATTCGCGTCCGACAACTACTCGGGAATCCACCCCGAGGTGCTCGCGGCGATCGGTGAGGCGAACGGTGGGCACCAACCCGCATACGGCGCGGACGACTACACGACGCGTCTGCAGACCGTCTTCGCCGAGCACTTCGGGGAGGGCGTCTCGGTGTGGCCCGTCTTCAACGGCACCGGAGCCAACGTGCTCGGCATGCTCGCGATGCTCCCGCGGTGGGGCGCCGTCATCTGCGCCGACACCGCGCACATCCACGCCGACGAGGGCGGTGCCCCTGAGAAGTCGGCCGGCATCAAGCTGCTCCCGGTCGCGACGCCGGACGGCAAACTCACTCCGGAGCTCATCGCCCAGGAGGCGTGGGGGTGGGGAGATGAGCACCGCGCGCAGCCGCTCGTCATCTACATCACCCAGTCGACCGAACTCGGTACGGTGTATACGCCGGAAGAGGTCCGCGCGATCACCGACTACGCGCACGAGCACGGCATGCGCGTCTTCATGGACGGCGCTCGCCTCGCGAACGCGGCGGCGTCGCTCGACCTGCCGCTCCGCGCGTTCACCACCGATGCCGGGGTTGACGCACTGGCGTTCGGCGGCACCAAGAACGGTGCCATGGGCGCCGAGGCGGTCGTCGTGCTGAACGAGGAAGCCGCAGACGGACTCGTATTCCTGCGGAAGCACCAGATGCAACTCGCATCGAAGATGCGCTTCGTCTCGGCCCAGCTGCTCGCCCTGCTCGAGGGAGACCTCTTCCTCCGCAACGCACGCCACGCGAACGCCATGGCGCAGCGCCTGCGCGCCGGCATCGAGGAGAGCATCGCATCCGGAGCCCTCTCGGGAGTCTCCTTCACCCAGCAGACGCAGTCCAACGCCGTCTTCGCGACCCTCCCCGCAGGAGTCGCCGACCGCCTGCGCGAGCGTTTCCGCTTCTACGACTGGGATGCCGCCCAGGGCGAGGTGCGCTGGGTCTGCAGCTTCGACACCGCAGAGTCCGACGTCGACGCGTTCCTCGCAGCACTCGTCGAGGAACTGGCCCCCGCCCACTCCGTGTGA
- a CDS encoding aspartate/glutamate racemase family protein produces the protein MTVHAPLEDLALINPNTNGRTTRQMTELAREFWTAGGAAVHGFTANQGPSMIIDPEALAAAVDPVREAAREARASIKPAAIIIAAIGDPGRREVEAESDVPVVGIGEAAILAAAHRGARFGMATTTDQLVGSLEDLVASYECGAGFTGVELTEDGPLELAADPEEQYRQLLDAVRRGIDRGAEAMIIAGGPLSETARRLRSAVPARIVEPIPEACKRVEQALRAER, from the coding sequence ATGACCGTTCATGCCCCGCTCGAAGATCTCGCTCTGATCAACCCGAACACCAATGGTCGAACTACGCGGCAGATGACGGAGCTCGCCAGGGAATTCTGGACCGCCGGCGGGGCAGCGGTCCATGGATTCACGGCGAATCAAGGCCCGAGCATGATCATCGATCCGGAGGCGCTCGCCGCGGCGGTCGACCCGGTACGCGAAGCTGCTCGAGAAGCACGTGCCTCGATCAAGCCCGCCGCGATCATCATCGCGGCGATCGGCGACCCTGGCCGCCGGGAGGTCGAAGCGGAATCCGACGTTCCGGTTGTGGGGATCGGGGAGGCGGCGATCCTTGCCGCGGCGCACCGAGGTGCGCGCTTCGGCATGGCGACCACGACGGATCAGCTCGTCGGGTCGTTGGAGGACCTGGTCGCGTCATATGAGTGCGGGGCCGGATTCACGGGAGTCGAGTTGACCGAGGACGGGCCTCTCGAACTCGCTGCCGATCCCGAAGAGCAGTACCGTCAGCTCCTCGATGCGGTCCGACGGGGCATCGACCGGGGCGCGGAGGCCATGATCATCGCCGGGGGCCCGTTGAGCGAAACGGCGCGACGGCTGCGGTCGGCGGTGCCGGCGCGAATCGTCGAGCCGATCCCCGAAGCATGCAAGCGGGTCGAGCAGGCGCTGCGCGCCGAGAGATGA
- a CDS encoding cell division protein CrgA: MAAAGKDVSKRKSAETERSKAELSAARKDTPNPVWFKPVMFGFMLLGLIWIVVYYITSASAMPLPIPQLGQANIFIGFGLILVGFLMTPWWK; this comes from the coding sequence ATGGCAGCAGCTGGTAAAGACGTGAGCAAGCGCAAGTCCGCGGAGACCGAGCGCAGCAAGGCCGAGCTCTCGGCGGCCCGGAAGGACACCCCGAACCCCGTGTGGTTCAAGCCGGTGATGTTCGGGTTCATGCTGCTCGGCCTGATCTGGATCGTGGTGTACTACATCACCAGCGCGTCCGCCATGCCGCTGCCGATCCCGCAGCTCGGTCAGGCCAATATCTTCATCGGCTTCGGCCTGATCCTCGTGGGCTTCCTCATGACGCCCTGGTGGAAGTAG
- a CDS encoding alpha/beta hydrolase: MSEWQPDVLGAGFEQFTIDLGADDEGPLVATLVRSLPRHRSVGARLFLRPLPLENVDVLYIHGWSDYFFQRRLARFWTDRGARFFALDLRKYGRSLRPNQTAGYVEHLEDYDAEIGEALALIRKSGVGERRLVLMGHSTGGLILSLWSSRNPGVADALVLNSPWLEFQLSSRIRQLIAPFVDLRARLQPMKEAPQLDAGFYSRAVREAADPDDPMDIDTAWRPDRSHAVTPGWLRAVLAGHAEVGAGLVVNTPICVLLSARSEAPLRWSENLTRADTVLDVDEVARASLKLGPSVTIERIDGALHDIFLSRREARNEAYARLDRWVVGWQAVPYPYRSPAS, encoded by the coding sequence ATGAGCGAGTGGCAGCCGGACGTGCTCGGCGCCGGGTTCGAGCAGTTCACGATCGACCTCGGTGCGGACGACGAGGGTCCGCTCGTCGCCACCCTCGTCCGCTCGCTGCCGCGTCATCGCTCGGTAGGAGCCCGGCTCTTCCTCCGCCCGCTCCCGCTCGAGAACGTGGACGTCCTCTACATCCACGGTTGGTCCGACTACTTCTTCCAGCGGAGGCTGGCGCGTTTCTGGACGGATCGCGGAGCCCGCTTCTTCGCGCTCGACCTCCGGAAGTACGGCAGAAGCCTCCGACCCAATCAGACCGCAGGTTATGTGGAGCACCTCGAAGATTACGACGCCGAGATCGGCGAAGCGCTCGCACTCATCCGCAAGAGCGGCGTGGGCGAACGCAGGCTCGTGCTCATGGGGCACTCGACGGGAGGGCTGATCCTGAGCCTCTGGAGCTCTCGGAACCCGGGTGTCGCCGATGCGCTGGTACTCAACAGTCCCTGGCTCGAATTCCAGCTGAGCTCGCGCATCCGACAGCTGATCGCACCGTTCGTCGATCTGCGCGCCCGGCTGCAACCCATGAAGGAGGCGCCGCAGCTCGATGCGGGGTTCTATTCGCGGGCAGTGCGCGAGGCCGCGGATCCGGACGATCCGATGGACATCGATACCGCCTGGCGTCCCGACCGCTCGCACGCCGTCACACCGGGCTGGTTGCGTGCCGTGCTCGCCGGTCACGCCGAGGTCGGCGCGGGCCTCGTGGTGAACACGCCCATCTGCGTACTGCTCTCCGCGCGCTCGGAAGCTCCGCTGCGGTGGTCGGAGAATCTGACGCGGGCAGATACCGTACTCGATGTCGACGAGGTCGCGCGGGCATCCCTGAAACTCGGGCCATCGGTCACGATCGAGCGCATCGACGGCGCGCTGCACGACATCTTCCTGTCCAGGCGGGAGGCGCGCAACGAGGCGTACGCGAGGCTCGACCGGTGGGTCGTGGGCTGGCAGGCCGTCCCGTACCCCTACCGTTCACCGGCAAGCTAG
- a CDS encoding DUF6421 family protein, translated as MSASAAATAALIGAGAAVEDSALDVRTVEESALWHELKAAVTAMQALQAKDGSVPDPADHAAATTHIETIVAAIRGLAPLFPHDAAYLEALPRDFARWVDGGLGVPDFLDSLVAFQPQEHRVDGIRHLVVFPMYTQNGSPDRRVEALIVETIWPEFVAALEAGDYGNRLFVSLRLIDFTSGYDTNSAVLFPETVAMREIPTFTWGAIFQDREAARYRRVVQAAAEITKLDLPDDAAAMLADQQLAEQTFVMWDIIHDRTHMRGDLPFDPFMIKQRMPFFLYSLEEMRCDLTAFRESVKIERGLAARDAAGEDLNDVERQTLVTAKLVQYAVIFDRIFRFAITGTRVRNYDGLGGQLLFAWLHQRHVIEWRDVELSFDWDRVADAVVELGDAIDDLYWKSIDRPKTVHWLEAYRLVSSVVTPNPASVWAEGLPREVLAGPPKGYTDLVMDDEFPLSMFFEALNKKMADVIASTAGIRASDD; from the coding sequence ATGTCCGCTTCCGCCGCCGCAACAGCCGCACTCATCGGAGCCGGCGCAGCCGTCGAGGACTCCGCACTCGACGTGCGGACTGTCGAGGAGAGTGCCCTCTGGCACGAGCTCAAGGCGGCAGTGACGGCAATGCAGGCGCTGCAGGCGAAGGACGGGTCCGTCCCGGATCCCGCCGACCACGCTGCCGCGACGACGCATATCGAGACGATCGTGGCCGCAATCCGGGGCCTAGCCCCGCTCTTCCCCCACGACGCCGCCTACCTCGAGGCACTCCCGCGCGACTTCGCCCGCTGGGTCGACGGCGGGCTCGGTGTTCCCGACTTCCTGGACTCGCTCGTGGCGTTCCAGCCGCAGGAGCATCGGGTCGACGGGATCCGACACCTCGTCGTCTTCCCCATGTATACGCAGAACGGCTCCCCCGATCGCCGCGTCGAAGCGCTCATCGTAGAAACCATCTGGCCCGAATTCGTCGCGGCGCTGGAAGCCGGCGACTACGGCAACCGACTGTTCGTCTCGCTCCGCCTGATCGACTTCACGTCCGGATACGACACCAACTCCGCCGTCCTGTTCCCGGAGACGGTCGCGATGCGCGAGATTCCGACGTTCACCTGGGGCGCGATCTTCCAGGATCGGGAGGCCGCCCGCTACCGCCGCGTCGTCCAGGCCGCCGCCGAGATCACGAAGCTCGACCTGCCCGACGACGCCGCAGCCATGCTCGCGGATCAGCAGCTCGCCGAGCAGACGTTCGTGATGTGGGACATCATCCACGACCGCACCCACATGCGCGGCGATCTGCCCTTCGACCCCTTCATGATCAAGCAGCGCATGCCGTTCTTCCTCTACTCGCTCGAGGAGATGCGGTGCGACCTCACCGCATTTCGCGAGTCCGTGAAGATCGAGCGCGGCCTCGCCGCTCGCGATGCGGCAGGCGAAGACCTGAACGATGTCGAGCGGCAGACCCTCGTCACCGCCAAGCTCGTGCAGTACGCCGTGATCTTCGATCGCATCTTCCGCTTCGCCATCACCGGCACCCGGGTGCGCAACTACGACGGGCTCGGGGGGCAGCTGCTCTTCGCCTGGCTCCACCAGCGTCACGTGATCGAGTGGCGCGACGTCGAGCTCAGTTTCGACTGGGATCGCGTCGCCGACGCCGTCGTCGAGCTCGGCGATGCAATCGACGACCTGTATTGGAAGTCCATCGACCGACCGAAGACGGTGCATTGGCTCGAGGCCTACCGGCTCGTGTCGTCGGTCGTCACCCCGAACCCCGCATCTGTCTGGGCCGAGGGCCTGCCCCGCGAGGTGCTCGCCGGGCCGCCGAAGGGATACACCGACCTCGTGATGGACGACGAGTTCCCGCTCTCCATGTTCTTCGAAGCGCTCAACAAGAAGATGGCCGACGTCATCGCGTCCACTGCCGGAATCCGGGCCTCCGATGACTGA
- a CDS encoding rhomboid family intramembrane serine protease: MSSGGSTPQFGERAEYGAEDVCYRHPGVPSFTLCQRCGRTICSDCQTASAVGVLCPECVRATRPGAAERVGRSARVMSRRASSTDAPVVTYGIMILCALVFVGQLLSDTVTQTLWYAPLYSLPSDLAGAGSTSFEPWRMLTVMFTHSPSFFFHILLNMYALWLFGRNLEQMIGRVQFAVLYVFAGFGGALGVMFWAYVDPNSLMTPTVGASGAIFGVLAATLVAFRAARANITSLAVLIAINFAIGLIPGSSISWQAHLGGMIVGALTMQVMVVLRGPRKRGVRIAALVGMAVVLAALACAYFVALPLPIA, from the coding sequence TTGAGTTCGGGCGGATCGACCCCGCAGTTCGGTGAACGCGCCGAGTACGGCGCTGAGGACGTGTGCTACCGGCACCCCGGTGTGCCGAGCTTCACGCTGTGCCAACGCTGCGGGAGGACGATCTGCTCGGACTGCCAGACCGCGTCAGCGGTCGGCGTGCTGTGCCCGGAGTGCGTGCGAGCCACGCGCCCGGGCGCAGCAGAGCGCGTGGGGCGATCCGCCCGGGTGATGAGCCGGAGGGCGTCGAGTACCGATGCTCCCGTCGTCACGTACGGGATCATGATCCTCTGCGCGCTCGTGTTCGTCGGGCAGCTGCTGAGCGACACCGTGACGCAGACCCTCTGGTACGCACCGCTCTACTCGCTGCCGTCCGATCTCGCGGGTGCCGGAAGCACGAGCTTCGAGCCGTGGCGCATGCTCACCGTGATGTTCACGCATTCGCCGAGCTTCTTCTTCCACATCCTGCTCAACATGTACGCTCTCTGGCTGTTCGGGCGGAACCTCGAGCAGATGATCGGTCGCGTCCAGTTCGCCGTGCTCTATGTCTTCGCCGGGTTTGGCGGGGCGCTCGGAGTGATGTTTTGGGCGTACGTCGACCCGAACTCGCTCATGACCCCCACGGTCGGAGCATCGGGCGCGATCTTCGGAGTGTTGGCCGCCACGCTCGTCGCCTTCAGGGCCGCCCGGGCGAATATCACCTCGCTCGCCGTGCTCATCGCGATCAACTTTGCGATCGGGCTCATACCTGGCAGCTCGATCTCGTGGCAGGCGCACCTGGGCGGCATGATCGTCGGTGCCCTCACCATGCAGGTGATGGTCGTGCTGCGCGGACCCCGCAAACGCGGTGTGCGGATCGCGGCGCTCGTCGGCATGGCCGTCGTATTGGCGGCGCTGGCCTGCGCCTACTTCGTCGCCCTGCCGTTACCCATCGCCTGA
- a CDS encoding peptidylprolyl isomerase, translated as MSNHTSVATVKTNHGDIVLNLFGNHAPKTVKNFVDLAEKGFYDGVIFHRIIPNFMIQGGDPTGTGTGGPGYTFDDEIHPELVFDQPYQLAMANAGKRPDLTGRLAGTNGSQFFITTTAPDWLNGKHTIFGVVADDASKAVVDAISAVQTGAQDRPVDDVVIESVTVTEA; from the coding sequence ATGAGCAACCACACTTCTGTAGCCACCGTCAAGACCAATCACGGCGACATCGTGCTGAACCTCTTCGGCAATCACGCGCCGAAAACGGTGAAGAACTTCGTCGACCTCGCCGAGAAGGGCTTCTACGACGGGGTCATCTTCCACCGCATCATCCCGAACTTCATGATCCAGGGCGGCGACCCCACGGGCACCGGCACGGGCGGCCCCGGTTACACCTTCGATGACGAGATCCACCCCGAGCTCGTCTTCGACCAGCCCTACCAGCTCGCCATGGCGAACGCCGGCAAGCGCCCCGACCTGACCGGTCGTCTCGCGGGCACCAACGGGTCGCAGTTCTTCATCACGACGACGGCTCCCGACTGGCTGAACGGCAAGCACACCATCTTCGGCGTCGTCGCCGACGATGCATCGAAGGCAGTCGTCGACGCCATCTCCGCGGTGCAGACCGGTGCGCAGGATCGTCCCGTCGACGACGTGGTGATCGAGAGCGTCACCGTCACCGAGGCGTAA
- a CDS encoding SDR family NAD(P)-dependent oxidoreductase yields MTDSAAAPIDLTGRRVVIAGATSAAGDAATRTLLAAGAEVIVTGRDTAKLAPLASLGARTEVVDLTSEGAVDELADRVLSEGPIDGLLHLVGGWRGGGGLAGQTEADYRALETSLTALRYATRAFDAALRASPGARVAMISSTAVARPLAGGANYAAVKAASEAWMRAVAHGFAKAARDSESPLRAAATVFRVKALAGLEQRVADAYLALWSEDASAVNDTMLEIAPRES; encoded by the coding sequence ATGACTGACTCGGCAGCGGCTCCCATCGACCTCACCGGTCGCCGTGTCGTCATCGCCGGTGCGACGAGCGCCGCGGGCGACGCGGCCACCCGCACGCTCCTCGCTGCGGGAGCCGAGGTGATCGTCACGGGCCGCGATACCGCGAAGCTTGCACCCCTCGCGAGCCTCGGTGCGCGCACCGAAGTCGTGGATCTCACGAGCGAGGGCGCGGTCGATGAGCTCGCGGATCGCGTACTGAGCGAGGGGCCCATCGACGGCCTGCTCCACCTCGTCGGCGGGTGGCGCGGCGGCGGCGGGCTCGCCGGTCAGACCGAGGCGGACTACCGAGCGCTCGAGACCTCTCTTACCGCCCTGCGATACGCCACGCGGGCGTTCGACGCAGCTCTGCGCGCCTCGCCTGGCGCGCGAGTGGCCATGATCTCGTCGACCGCCGTAGCCCGCCCCCTCGCCGGCGGCGCGAACTACGCAGCCGTGAAGGCGGCGAGCGAAGCCTGGATGCGAGCCGTCGCGCACGGCTTCGCGAAGGCTGCTCGTGACTCGGAATCCCCGTTGCGCGCCGCCGCGACCGTGTTCCGTGTGAAGGCCCTCGCCGGGCTCGAGCAGCGCGTCGCTGACGCATACCTCGCCCTCTGGAGCGAAGATGCCTCAGCCGTGAACGATACGATGCTCGAGATCGCACCGCGCGAGTCCTGA
- a CDS encoding NUDIX hydrolase yields the protein MDLRVAAYAVVERRGKILLTHWRRGHMHGWTLPGGGLEAGEHPKDAVVREVLEETGLEARVGKLLGVDSRVMVREEVTDGRDPELHTIRIIYRASVKDGPLRHEVGGSSDEARWVPLKEVRGLRTLSLVQTGMRMAGLGRRSPNTRPRK from the coding sequence ATGGATCTCCGAGTAGCCGCATATGCGGTCGTCGAACGCCGGGGGAAGATTCTGCTCACCCACTGGCGTCGCGGTCACATGCACGGATGGACGCTGCCCGGAGGCGGGCTTGAGGCGGGCGAGCACCCGAAGGACGCCGTTGTGCGCGAGGTGCTCGAGGAGACGGGGCTCGAAGCACGCGTGGGCAAGCTCCTCGGGGTGGACTCGCGGGTCATGGTCCGCGAAGAGGTCACCGACGGTCGAGACCCCGAACTGCACACGATCCGCATTATCTACCGTGCCTCGGTGAAGGACGGCCCGCTGCGTCACGAGGTGGGCGGGTCGTCGGACGAGGCGCGCTGGGTCCCGCTCAAGGAGGTGCGCGGGCTTCGCACACTCTCACTCGTGCAGACGGGGATGCGCATGGCCGGACTCGGACGGAGAAGCCCGAACACGCGTCCGCGCAAGTAG
- a CDS encoding YeiH family protein: MQFTPVSTLPRRLRERGAVVWPGVLLSAALAVFATLVGTAFPIVGSALPAIVFGVVLGLLRRPGPRLQPGVTYSSKFLLQCAVVLLGAQLSLSSILVVGVESLPVMLASLVVCLIGAWWIGRMLGVHRRLRTLIGVGTGICGASAIAAVSPIIGALAGEVAYAVSVIFLFNILAVALFPLLGHALSLDPHTFGLLAGTAVNDTSSVVAAASVFSTAALGFAVVVKLVRTLMIIPISIGLSVIEAKRSTRGTPLTAGRVASFVPWFLVGFIAVALLNSAGAIPEGLHEVLVQASVFLIATALAAIGLSTDVGAMRKAGWRPLILGAVLWFLVTATSLGVMLATGWIEL; encoded by the coding sequence GTGCAGTTCACGCCCGTCAGCACCCTCCCCCGCCGCCTGCGCGAGCGTGGTGCGGTGGTGTGGCCGGGCGTTCTCCTGTCAGCGGCACTCGCCGTGTTCGCGACACTCGTCGGCACCGCGTTTCCCATTGTCGGATCAGCGCTGCCCGCCATCGTCTTCGGCGTCGTCCTCGGTCTCCTGCGTCGACCAGGGCCGCGCTTGCAGCCCGGCGTGACGTACTCTTCGAAGTTCCTCCTGCAGTGCGCCGTCGTCCTGCTCGGGGCGCAGCTTTCACTGAGCAGCATCCTCGTCGTCGGCGTCGAGTCGCTCCCGGTGATGCTCGCATCCCTCGTCGTCTGCCTCATCGGCGCATGGTGGATCGGCCGGATGCTCGGGGTCCACCGCCGACTGCGCACGCTCATCGGCGTCGGCACCGGCATCTGCGGGGCGTCCGCGATCGCCGCGGTCTCACCGATCATCGGCGCACTCGCCGGCGAAGTGGCCTACGCAGTCTCCGTGATCTTCCTGTTCAACATCCTCGCGGTGGCGCTCTTCCCGCTGCTCGGCCACGCGCTCTCCCTGGATCCGCACACGTTCGGACTCCTCGCCGGCACGGCGGTGAACGACACGAGCTCGGTCGTCGCCGCGGCGAGCGTGTTCAGCACCGCGGCGCTCGGCTTCGCCGTCGTGGTGAAGCTGGTGCGCACCCTCATGATCATCCCGATCAGCATCGGCCTCTCCGTGATCGAGGCGAAGCGCTCCACGCGGGGCACACCGCTCACGGCGGGTCGCGTCGCCTCGTTCGTGCCGTGGTTCCTGGTCGGATTCATCGCGGTCGCTCTGCTCAACTCCGCGGGTGCGATCCCTGAGGGCCTGCACGAGGTCCTCGTTCAGGCGAGCGTGTTCTTGATCGCTACCGCTCTGGCAGCGATCGGTCTCTCCACCGATGTCGGCGCCATGCGCAAGGCGGGGTGGCGTCCGCTGATCCTCGGTGCCGTTCTCTGGTTCCTCGTCACCGCTACGTCCCTGGGCGTCATGCTCGCCACCGGCTGGATCGAACTCTGA
- a CDS encoding aldo/keto reductase, with translation MSPTPTIALNNGQQMPQLGFGVFQVPEDQAQRAVETALETGYRSIDTAAIYGNETGVGRALAATGVPREEVFVTTKLWIDHLGRDAARRGLEESLERLALDRVDLFLLHWPAPATDAYLEAWQGLEDAVEAGLTSGIGVSNFLPEHLERLQKLGGTLPAVNQIELHPALQNRETVAANARLGVATEAWSPLAQGAVLQEPAILEAAAAHDVSPAQAVLRWHLQRGNIVIPKSVTPTRIAENFAIFGFELSDAEVAAIDALERDGRTGPHPADFNG, from the coding sequence ATGTCACCCACACCTACCATTGCGCTCAACAACGGCCAGCAGATGCCGCAGCTCGGGTTCGGCGTCTTCCAGGTGCCCGAGGATCAGGCGCAGCGCGCGGTCGAAACCGCGCTGGAAACCGGCTACCGGAGCATCGACACCGCAGCGATCTACGGCAATGAAACCGGAGTCGGACGCGCACTGGCCGCAACCGGGGTGCCGCGCGAGGAGGTCTTCGTCACTACGAAGCTCTGGATCGATCATCTGGGGCGGGACGCCGCGCGACGGGGACTCGAGGAGAGCCTTGAGCGGCTGGCGCTGGATCGCGTCGATCTCTTCCTCCTCCACTGGCCGGCCCCCGCTACCGACGCCTACCTCGAGGCGTGGCAGGGCCTGGAGGACGCCGTCGAAGCGGGACTCACCAGCGGTATCGGTGTCTCGAATTTCCTCCCGGAACACCTTGAGCGGCTTCAGAAGCTCGGCGGGACGCTGCCCGCGGTGAACCAGATCGAACTGCACCCGGCGCTGCAGAACCGGGAGACGGTCGCGGCGAACGCGCGGCTCGGAGTCGCGACCGAGGCATGGAGCCCCCTTGCTCAGGGCGCAGTGCTCCAGGAACCGGCGATACTCGAGGCGGCTGCGGCACACGATGTTTCACCGGCGCAGGCCGTACTCCGGTGGCACCTGCAGCGCGGGAACATCGTAATTCCGAAGTCGGTGACGCCGACCCGCATCGCGGAGAATTTCGCCATCTTCGGGTTTGAGCTCTCCGACGCTGAAGTGGCGGCGATCGACGCACTCGAGCGGGACGGCCGGACCGGCCCCCACCCGGCCGACTTCAACGGCTGA
- a CDS encoding Lrp/AsnC family transcriptional regulator, with translation MDDPVDARLAAAVSNDPRATLAQLSERIGLSSSAVQARLKRLEHSGVISGYRAVLDPEAVGKPLSAFIEITPLDPAQPDNAPELLEHLTAIEACHSIAGEASYMLFVRVGSPRELEGLIRDIRHAASVNTRTTVVLQTFYEHRPILPPPV, from the coding sequence ATGGATGATCCCGTCGACGCGCGCCTTGCGGCAGCGGTGTCGAACGACCCGCGGGCGACGCTCGCGCAGCTCTCCGAGCGGATCGGGCTCTCGTCTTCCGCGGTTCAGGCCCGTTTGAAGCGGCTGGAGCATTCCGGGGTCATCTCGGGGTACCGCGCCGTGCTCGACCCCGAGGCCGTCGGCAAGCCCCTTTCAGCGTTCATCGAAATCACCCCGCTCGATCCGGCGCAGCCCGACAACGCGCCCGAGCTCCTCGAGCACCTCACGGCGATCGAAGCGTGCCACTCGATCGCCGGAGAGGCGAGCTACATGCTGTTCGTCCGAGTCGGGTCTCCACGCGAGCTCGAAGGGCTCATCCGCGACATCCGGCACGCCGCCTCCGTCAATACGCGAACGACCGTCGTGCTCCAGACCTTCTACGAGCACCGTCCGATCCTTCCGCCGCCGGTATGA